One window from the genome of Gemmatimonadota bacterium encodes:
- a CDS encoding replication initiator protein A produces MMATARRQLARLVLLDRSLELLPLFRLSDSAEDGAIDFTTSSGARWRVLPAPGERLPGTFDQDVYVELLRRYQEAGAPSDGAVSFTLHAFLRSMGRRVDGRTYEQLRAALTRLHRTTLESDGAYDDAVSGTKLQSQFTVLSTVQIDRRRQTDRDQLALFSTLTNNEPGDARVVIASVLRANISAGHTTTLIAPRYFALNSPVARRIYRLLEGVRVTVGNSWDVDLDELANQVPLIQRFPSHLQRVLQPAHEMLVAAGLLREAQFVQEGRAWRVNYQLGAKAS; encoded by the coding sequence ATGATGGCCACCGCGCGGCGCCAGCTCGCTCGCCTCGTTCTCCTCGACCGCTCGCTCGAATTACTTCCACTGTTTCGACTGAGCGATTCCGCCGAGGACGGCGCCATCGACTTTACCACATCCTCGGGCGCTCGGTGGCGCGTACTTCCAGCGCCGGGCGAGCGCCTGCCGGGAACGTTCGATCAGGATGTGTATGTCGAACTCCTGCGTCGGTATCAAGAAGCCGGAGCCCCGTCGGACGGCGCCGTGAGTTTTACCCTGCACGCCTTCCTCCGCTCGATGGGCCGCCGCGTGGATGGCCGCACGTATGAACAGCTACGCGCGGCCCTCACGCGGCTTCACCGCACCACGCTCGAGAGTGACGGCGCGTACGACGACGCCGTGAGCGGCACCAAGTTGCAGTCGCAGTTCACGGTGCTCTCCACCGTACAGATTGACCGCCGCCGACAGACGGATCGCGATCAGCTCGCGCTTTTCTCGACACTCACTAATAACGAGCCCGGCGACGCACGCGTGGTGATTGCCTCGGTGTTGCGCGCCAACATCTCGGCAGGTCACACCACGACACTCATCGCACCACGCTATTTCGCACTGAACTCACCGGTCGCACGCCGCATCTATCGGCTACTTGAGGGCGTCCGTGTGACGGTCGGCAATTCCTGGGACGTGGACCTGGACGAACTTGCGAATCAGGTACCGTTGATTCAACGGTTTCCGTCGCATCTCCAGCGCGTCCTACAACCGGCACACGAGATGCTCGTGGCAGCGGGATTGCTTCGCGAAGCACAGTTTGTACAGGAAGGGCGCGCCTGGAGGGTAAATTATCAACTCGGCGCGAAGGCGAGTTAA